One part of the Sorangiineae bacterium MSr11954 genome encodes these proteins:
- a CDS encoding AraC family transcriptional regulator → MRPMFVGRDLLVAEWHCDGQKRPWSREVPTYDELDLPRAGVHLRARGRHRQVVDATTAAFTTAEDGYARASPTARPQTSTLIFLRGELASAQMPGRATHACRIAPEVAKLHFRLLGARDPVAIEETALALVARILTPKDASERAARELTVSPSRRRLAHELQHVMATRFAEHLTLESIAAACKTSPFHASRVFRLVTGETIHGHLTRVRLRIALFELRRGAGRLTDIALSSGFSSHSHFTSAFRAEFGCPPSAFVPRAR, encoded by the coding sequence ATGCGGCCTATGTTCGTGGGGCGCGATCTTTTGGTCGCGGAGTGGCACTGCGATGGGCAGAAACGACCGTGGTCTCGGGAGGTGCCCACTTACGACGAGCTCGACCTGCCGCGCGCAGGTGTGCACTTGCGGGCGCGTGGGCGGCACCGGCAGGTGGTCGATGCCACAACGGCCGCGTTCACCACGGCGGAGGACGGCTATGCGAGAGCGTCGCCCACGGCGCGGCCGCAAACGAGCACGCTGATCTTTCTTCGCGGTGAATTGGCGAGCGCGCAGATGCCGGGCCGGGCGACGCACGCATGCCGGATTGCACCGGAGGTGGCGAAGTTGCATTTCCGTCTCCTGGGTGCGAGGGATCCCGTTGCCATCGAGGAGACGGCGCTGGCGTTGGTGGCTCGGATCCTCACGCCCAAAGATGCCTCGGAGCGCGCGGCGCGGGAGCTCACGGTTTCGCCGTCGCGGCGCCGATTGGCTCACGAGCTCCAGCACGTGATGGCCACGCGATTTGCCGAGCACCTTACGTTGGAGAGCATCGCGGCGGCGTGCAAGACGTCGCCTTTCCACGCGAGTCGCGTGTTTCGGCTCGTCACCGGCGAGACGATTCACGGGCATCTCACGCGGGTGCGGCTGCGGATCGCGCTGTTCGAATTGCGGCGCGGCGCCGGCCGGTTGACCGACATCGCGCTTTCGAGCGGCTTCTCGTCGCATAGCCATTTCACCAGCGCGTTCCGCGCGGAGTTCGGCTGCCCGCCCTCGGCGTTCGTCCCGCGCGCCCGATGA